A part of Onthophagus taurus isolate NC chromosome 7, IU_Otau_3.0, whole genome shotgun sequence genomic DNA contains:
- the LOC111423668 gene encoding uncharacterized protein produces the protein MVYKRGLQFRRGFYEYYHNAEIAMKLFITIQILLVISYSFIQVSTSEVNEECVTEINCERAPDGNQLKRHPTDCRKSYKCVNGEARIYSCEANKYFIDDLQSCEVPEDTTCNVICIETETPEISPESRPEIHCDMNEYCKSNPTENHLKRHPTDCTKSFRCANGEARIYSCPSNQHFYADIQACDVPKDEECTIHALECTLTTTEAESTTTVIQPESRPEAHCDMNEYCKSNPTENSLKRHPTDCTKSFRCANGEARIYSCPSNQHFYADIQACDSPKNEECIIDALECTLTTTEAEIESTTTVIQPESRPEAHCDMNEYCKSNPTENSLKRHPTDCTKSFRCANGEARIYSCPSNQHFYADIQACDVPKDEECTIDALECTLTTTEAEIESTTAAIQPESRPEIHCDMKIYCKNGPTETTLKRHPTDCTKSFRCANGEARIYSCPPNQHFFTELQICDVPKTEQCEIEAIKCGNTATEAPIEITTIDIQPTPKPEDQCNINMHCKFSPNEDGFRRHPADCTKYYRCVDGYPIIYSCSMNQQFYTDSQMCHISNNQCNINCVHDTTEVETTTVIQTTTSIPTTTVIPTTTSIPTTTVIPTTTESQTTTESSDEDLECDISRCPDISFDEVAYLRHKDCTKYCLCHGSLIYTLSCGDMLHFNLDLKTCDWPNNAGCAK, from the exons ATGGTATATAAACGAGGTCTCCAATTTCGACGTGGGTTCTACGAGTATTATCATAACGCGGAAATTGCAATGAAACTCTTTATAacaattcaaattttgttggttatttcttatagttttaTTCAGGTTTCTACATCTG AAGTCAACGAAGAATGTGTTACCGAAATAAATTGCGAACGCGCTCCGGATGGAAATCAACTTAAACGTCACCCAACGGATTGTAGAAAATCCTACAAATGCGTTAACGGCGAAGCTAGAATATACAGCTGTGAAGCtaacaaatatttcattgATGATTTACAATCTTGTGAAGTTCCAGAGGATACAACATGTAATGTGATATGCATCGAAACTGAAACGCCAGAAATTTCACCTGAATCGAGACCAGAGATTCACTGCGACATGAATGAATATTGCAAATCCAACCCGACTGAAAATCATCTTAAACGCCATCCAACTGACTGCACAAAATCTTTTAGATGCGCAAACGGTGAAGCAAGAATATACAGTTGTCCTTCTAATCAACACTTCTATGCTGATATCCAAGCTTGTGACGTTCCCAAAGATGAAGAGTGCACCATTCACGCGCTTGAATGTACTCTTACTACCACTGAAGCTGAAAGTACCACCACTGTGATTCAACCCGAATCAAGACCAGAAGCTCACTGCGACATGAATGAATATTGTAAATCCAACCCAACTGAAAATTCTCTTAAACGCCATCCAACTGACTGCACAAAATCTTTTAGATGCGCTAATGGTGAAGCAAGAATATACAGTTGTCCTTCTAATCAACACTTCTATGCTGATATCCAAGCTTGTGATAGCCCCAAAAATGAGGAGTGCATCATTGACGCGCTTGAATGTACTCTTACTACCACTGAAGCTGAAATTGAAAGTACCACCACTGTGATTCAACCCGAATCAAGACCAGAAGCTCACTGCGACATGAATGAATATTGTAAATCCAACCCAACTGAAAATTCTCTTAAACGCCATCCAACTGACTGCACAAAATCTTTTAGATGCGCAAACGGTGAAGCAAGAATATACAGTTGCCCTTCTAATCAACACTTCTATGCTGATATCCAAGCTTGTGACGTTCCCAAAGATGAAGAGTGCACCATTGACGCGCTTGAATGTACACTTACTACCACTGAAGCTGAAATTGAAAGTACCACCGCTGCGATTCAACCCGAATCAAGACCAGAAATTCACTGTGACATGAAGATATATTGTAAAAATGGTCCCACTGAAACTACACTTAAACGCCATCCAACTGACTGCACAAAATCGTTTAGATGCGCTAACGGTGAAGCAAGAATATATAGTTGCCCTCCTAATCAGCATTTCTTCACTGAGTTGCAAATTTGTGATGTTCCCAAAACGGAACAGTGTGAAATTGAAGCGATTAAATGTGGTAATACTGCTACCGAAGCTCCTATCGAGATTACTACAATTGATATTCAACCCACTCCGAAACCAGAGGATCAATGTAACATTAATATGCATTGTAAATTTAGTCCCAACGAAGATGGATTTAGACGCCACCCAGCTGACTGCACCAAATATTATAGATGCGTAGACGGTTATCCCATTATTTACAGTTGTTCAATGAATCAACAATTCTACACCGATTCTCAAATGTGTCATATTTCTAATAATCAATGTAATATTAATTGTGTACATGATACTACTGAAGTTGAAACTACAACTGTTATTCAAACCACAACTTCAATTCCAACTACAACTGTAATTCCAACTACAACTTCAATTCCAACTACAACTGTAATCCCAACTACAACTGAAAGTCAAACCACAACTGAATCTTCTGATGAAGACCTTGAATGTGATATTAGTAGATGTCCAGATATTAGTTTCGATGAAGTTGCTTATTTACGACACAAAGATTGCACAAAATATTGTTTGTGTCATGGTTCACTCATTTACACTTTAAGCTGTGGAGATATGTTGCATTTCAATTTGGATTTGAAAACTTGCGATTGGCCAAACAATGCAGGTTGTGCGAAATAA
- the LOC111423670 gene encoding chondroitin proteoglycan-2-like codes for MKMFYCVFLLAVFLCTLDNISACDINALCQEHESLMPFIAHPSTCSKSFKCKNGEAVIYNCPNGEEFSEELQKCVTSGNGNCDARNKECSQSDYNSSVCDPKKFCDEYELVMPFIAHPHDCTKSYKCKNGEAVLFHCPSGLEFSEMLQKCVEAGESTCKSTCT; via the exons atgaaaatgttttactGTGTATTTCTGTTGGCGGTGTTTCTATGTACTTTAG ataatataAGTGCTTGTGATATAAACGCACTTTGTCAAGAGCATGAATCACTGATGCCGTTTATCGCACACCCAAGTACCTGttcaaaatcgtttaaatgtaaaaatggaGAAGCCGTAATTTACAATTGTCCTAATGGAGAAGAGTTTTCTGAAGAGTTACAAAAATGTGTTACATCAGGAAATGGTAATTGTGATGCAAGAAATAAAGAATGTTCGCAGAGTGATT ataattCAAGTGTTTGTgacccaaaaaaattttgtgacgAATACGAATTAGTAATGCCCTTTATCGCTCATCCGCATGATTGCACTAAATcgtataaatgtaaaaatggaGAAGCTGTTCTTTTTCATTGTCCCAGTGGACTGGAATTTTCTGAGATGTTACAAAAATGTGTTGAAGCTGGAGAGAGTACTTGTAAATCTACGTGTACATAA
- the LOC111423669 gene encoding cytochrome P450 4c3-like isoform X2 gives MYLVLILFAVFCLQLLYTKKWKYKSMENIPGPPPNILIGNMGLMKGNIEDMFHNIISLNKTFGKFVKIWVSPITPKIVIADPGVAQKVLNSSLSKSSLYNHMFPFLGNGLVTSHETMIGVRTHILKTGDMEYLNARSQFLTIVMNRTYSLYKGYNFLFKFTNEYRLSKRCEEILRDFSKFLISEYMKNSKSRSNDDTDTKNVFEIITEAGLTGDRLIDHVNTFVVAGQDTPASTIAYALYEIAHKPEIQRKVVEESVEILGRDKNVTITRNDMHGMVYLEALIKEALRHYPAVPMIERTLDEDLQVSGGIVPAGTDTTINIYAMHHDEEFFKEPNKFDPDRFLPANSSKINLSGFLPFSKGSRDCIGKTFAMYQMKSVITKVVRNFELLPADPPVKLVLTSEFVMKSSSGNQIRIKPRQL, from the exons ATGTATTTGGTGTTAATTCTTTTTGCCGTTTTTTgcttacaacttttgtacacAAAAAAATGGAAGTACAAGTCAATGGAGAATATTCCTGGGCCCCCACCCAATATTTTAATAGGAAATATGGGGCTTATGAAAGGAAATATTGaag atatgtttcataatataatttctttaaacaaaacatttggaaagtttgtaaaaatatgGGTTAGTCCGATAACGCCAAAAATAGTGATAGCAGATCCAGGAGTGGcacaaaaagtattaaattccTCACTGAGTAAATCGTCACTTTACAACCATATGTTTCCCTTTTTGGGGAATGGTTTAGTGACATCACACG AAACAATGATTGGAGTAAGAACACACATCTTAAAAACTGGTGACATGGAATATTTAAATGCCAGATCACAGTTTTTAACAATAGTCATGAATAGAACATATTCTTTGTACAAAGGCTACAATTTCTTGTTCAAATTCACAAATGAATACCGTTTAAGTAAACGTTGCGAAGAAATTttaagagatttttcaaagtttCTTATATCTGAATACATGAAGAACTCAAAAAGTCGATCAAATGACGACACGGATactaaaaacgtttttgaaattatcacgGAAGCTGGTTTAACGGGTGATAGATTAATCGATCACGTGAACACTTTCGTTGTTGCT GGTCAAGATACGCCTGCTTCAACAATAGCTTACGCTTTATACGAAATCGCGCATAAACCTGAAATACAACGAAAAGTTGTTGAAGAATCAGTAGAAATTTTAGGTcgagataaaaatgtaactATAACAAGAAATGATATGCACGGAATGGTTTATTTAGAAGCGTTAATAAAAGAAGCTTTAAGACATTACCCCGCTGTTCCAATGATTGAGAGAACTTTAGATGAAGATTTACAAGTTTCTGGAGGTATTGTACCAGCTGGTACAGATACAACGATAAATATTTACGCTATGCATCACGACgaggaattttttaaagaaccTAATAAATTCGATCCAGATAGATTTTTACCGGCAAATAGctccaaaattaatttaagcgGATTTTTACCATTTTCAAAGGGGTCGAGAGATTGTATAGGAAAAACGTTTGCTATGTACCAAATGAAATCggttattacaaaagttgtacgAAATTTTGAGTTGCTTCCGGCTGATCCACCAGTTAAACTTGTACTTACATCTGAGTTTGTTATGAAATCATCTAGTGGTAATCAAATACGAATCAAACCGAGGCAATTATAA
- the LOC111423669 gene encoding cytochrome P450 4c3-like isoform X1, with product MYLVLILFAVFCLQLLYTKKWKYKSMENIPGPPPNILIGNMGLMKGNIEDMFHNIISLNKTFGKFVKIWVSPITPKIVIADPGVAQKVLNSSLSKSSLYNHMFPFLGNGLVTSHVDLWRKDRKLTNVAFNTKLMDPYNIAFEYHGNQLVSMLYEKTGLNALNIVPFVDLYALDVICETMIGVRTHILKTGDMEYLNARSQFLTIVMNRTYSLYKGYNFLFKFTNEYRLSKRCEEILRDFSKFLISEYMKNSKSRSNDDTDTKNVFEIITEAGLTGDRLIDHVNTFVVAGQDTPASTIAYALYEIAHKPEIQRKVVEESVEILGRDKNVTITRNDMHGMVYLEALIKEALRHYPAVPMIERTLDEDLQVSGGIVPAGTDTTINIYAMHHDEEFFKEPNKFDPDRFLPANSSKINLSGFLPFSKGSRDCIGKTFAMYQMKSVITKVVRNFELLPADPPVKLVLTSEFVMKSSSGNQIRIKPRQL from the exons ATGTATTTGGTGTTAATTCTTTTTGCCGTTTTTTgcttacaacttttgtacacAAAAAAATGGAAGTACAAGTCAATGGAGAATATTCCTGGGCCCCCACCCAATATTTTAATAGGAAATATGGGGCTTATGAAAGGAAATATTGaag atatgtttcataatataatttctttaaacaaaacatttggaaagtttgtaaaaatatgGGTTAGTCCGATAACGCCAAAAATAGTGATAGCAGATCCAGGAGTGGcacaaaaagtattaaattccTCACTGAGTAAATCGTCACTTTACAACCATATGTTTCCCTTTTTGGGGAATGGTTTAGTGACATCACACG TTGATTTATGGAGAAAAGATAGAAAATTAACGAACGTTGCGTTTAACACGAAACTAATGGATCCTTACAATATTGCTTTTGAATATCATGGTAACCAATTGGTGTCAATGTTATATGAGAAAACTGGGTTAAACGCTTTAAATATAGTACCATTTGTAGATTTATATGCTCTTGATGTAATATGTG AAACAATGATTGGAGTAAGAACACACATCTTAAAAACTGGTGACATGGAATATTTAAATGCCAGATCACAGTTTTTAACAATAGTCATGAATAGAACATATTCTTTGTACAAAGGCTACAATTTCTTGTTCAAATTCACAAATGAATACCGTTTAAGTAAACGTTGCGAAGAAATTttaagagatttttcaaagtttCTTATATCTGAATACATGAAGAACTCAAAAAGTCGATCAAATGACGACACGGATactaaaaacgtttttgaaattatcacgGAAGCTGGTTTAACGGGTGATAGATTAATCGATCACGTGAACACTTTCGTTGTTGCT GGTCAAGATACGCCTGCTTCAACAATAGCTTACGCTTTATACGAAATCGCGCATAAACCTGAAATACAACGAAAAGTTGTTGAAGAATCAGTAGAAATTTTAGGTcgagataaaaatgtaactATAACAAGAAATGATATGCACGGAATGGTTTATTTAGAAGCGTTAATAAAAGAAGCTTTAAGACATTACCCCGCTGTTCCAATGATTGAGAGAACTTTAGATGAAGATTTACAAGTTTCTGGAGGTATTGTACCAGCTGGTACAGATACAACGATAAATATTTACGCTATGCATCACGACgaggaattttttaaagaaccTAATAAATTCGATCCAGATAGATTTTTACCGGCAAATAGctccaaaattaatttaagcgGATTTTTACCATTTTCAAAGGGGTCGAGAGATTGTATAGGAAAAACGTTTGCTATGTACCAAATGAAATCggttattacaaaagttgtacgAAATTTTGAGTTGCTTCCGGCTGATCCACCAGTTAAACTTGTACTTACATCTGAGTTTGTTATGAAATCATCTAGTGGTAATCAAATACGAATCAAACCGAGGCAATTATAA